The genomic region AGGCCGATATTTGCGCCTGTCAATGTTAGCCCGTTCTTGTCCATAATGTGCTGGGCCACGCCGAGACGTCGGATGATCTCCTGCATATCCGAGGGCCGGTCCTTGGGATTGGCCTCACAACAGTCCATGACCAGCCGGCTGAGCGCCGCGGGCACGTTGCGGTTCAGATCCTCGGGCAGGACAACCTCACGCGAGGTCTTCAGCTCGATCCCCCCGCGACGCTTGCTGCTGGGCATCACCGTGGGAAAGGACCGGCCAGTGATCGCCCAGTACATGGTCGCGCCCAGATTGAAAACATCCGTCTTCTGCGTGAGGGGCACGCCTTTCTCAACCTGCTCCGGCGCAATGTAGTCCGGCGTCCCCTGAATTCGGTTCTTGACATGCCCGATCGGGCAGCTCTGCCCGAAGTCGATGACTTTGACCTCGCCTGTGTCCGTGACCATGATGTTGTTCGGCTTGATGTCCGTGTGGACGTAATTCATCTGGTGCAGGGCGTCAAGGCCCTCCGCCACACGCATGAAAATGCTGAGCATGCGGTGGGCCTTCATCGGCCCGATGTCCTCCAACGTTTGCCCCTCGACGAGCTCCATGATGATGTGCAGCTCGCGGAGTTGAAGGAACCTGCGCACCCGCCGTAACTCGAAGCTCCGCCGCAGCACAGGGTGGTTCACCTGCCGGGACACTTCGTAGTCGTTGATCGCCTGTTCAATATACCGGTCTTCCTGGCTGTCCTTGCGGGTGACCCGCTTGAGCGCAAACTGCTCACCCGTTCGCTGATCGGCGACAAGCCAAATCGTCGATCGTGCACCGGTGCCGAGGCGCTCGTAAACGGAATATCCCGGTACCCTGAAAGTCACCGAACAACTCCCGCGTCTTTGCCGGAGGTGGGGAGCCCCAGGCAGCCGTTTCGTGGTCCTCCTTGGGCCCCGGATGGACGGCACATTTCATTCTAAGACCTGTCCAACTCCGTCGTCAACCTGTGCTGAAACGGTCGTCCAGGTCGTCCGGCCTGTGATCGGCCAAAAAGGCCGCCGACCCCAGCAATCAGCCCGGAATCGCCGTCTGCAGCAAGGGGCTGACCCGCGCGAAACGTGGGTGCTCGCAGCACCAAACAAGACATGATCCCTGGTCTGAGGGCGGTACCGAAAGGCAGGGTCAACTGGCGGCGGGCGCGCGCGGCAGATTCAGCGTGCTGTCCCACTTGATCCGCTCGTCCGCGATGCGGCAAGCCTTCTGCAGTTGGTGGACCAGCTTGCGCGTGGTCGCATCCTGGGCGTGGGTGATCTTCCGAGACCCGGCCGGGGCCAGCAGGCTGATTCTGACCACCGGGCGAGGGCCGACCGGACGCCGGGCATCCCAGCTCGCGGTCTGCTCCCAGTCGCCGTTGCCGTACACCAGGAAATGCGACTGCTCGGGATTGATCGTCTTGTCCAGAGGCTCGGCGTCAACCTGGATCGACTCCCAGGCCTTGTCGACGGCCATCAGCCGATCCATGGCGGTGGGGGGGGCTGGATTATGGGGCTTCATCATCTGAAGACAAAGCGCCCCAATGGTCATCGACGCCACGAGGCAGGCCAACGTCCGAGTCATCCGCTGTTGGTGGTTCATGGCCCCGCACCGATCTCTTGACCCCACCATCCGCCGCGCCATGGCACATGGTGGGACCAATAACACATCTATGTAACCGAGTTATCGGCAAAAGGCAACGTCGGGGTAGGACTTTTTTTCCCCTTTTCACGCGTTTTCCATCCCCCACGTCCGATAGGAACGCTCATGCGTCTCGACGTCGGCGCATCGGCGTCCTCCACTCGACCTCAAGCCTCGAACTCGATCGTCCTAGATCCCCGTTCGAGATGAATTGGTCATCAAGCGGCCGTTGCGATACACCCGCGGTCGAGCCGTGAATTGATGCCAAACCCGCCCCGAGCAAGGCGGGGTCACTGCCCCGTCCTCGTCGGCGTCCAGCTCGATCGGACCGCATCGCTCTTGAATGGACCCTCGTCACAGGCTTTGTGGGATGCCCTCGCTGCCCACGACGCCAAAGCCTCGCCAGCCCGTTGAGGTCTGGCTCACCTTGCCATAACATCCCCGGGCAAGGCGGGAACGGGCCCCGAAGGTCCGCCCCCAGCGACCCAAGGAGTCAAACCATGTTGCAGGAGCTTTTTCGCCATCAGGCCGAGCTGAACAAACGCGTGGGGTTCGACCCGGACGAGCTACGCGCAAACTTCGATCCCCAGAAGGCCGGCCAGTGGCTCAACAACTACCTGGCCGCCATGAGCAACGAACTCGAGGAGTTGCGCGACTGCACCTTCTGGAAGCACTGGTGCGCCGAGGCCAAGCAGGGAAAGCGGTTCCTCCTCCATGACCTCCAGAACGCTCGGGTCGAGGTCATCGACATGCTCTTCTTCTGGATCAGCCTCGCCCAATGTGTCGGCCTCGACGCGGAAGGGGTCATGGATCTCTACCGGCAGAAACTCAAGATCAATCACCAGCGTCAGGAAACGGGTTACTCCATGGTCGGCAAGGACGAATCGGATAACAAGTCCGTCCGGCTCGGCAAGTAGGCCGCAGGCCGGCGGAGCTCCGACAGCCAGCGATGGGGCGGGCTGCAAAACCGGCCGCTCTCGTTGTCAACGAAAGGACTGAAGATGCAAAAGGAATCCTTTGACTTTCTCAAGAGTATGCTCGAAACCCCCTCGATTTCAGGCTTCGAGCAGTCGGTCGCCAGGATTGTCTCCAGGCGAATGAAGCCCTTCGCCGACGAGATCACCACCGATATCCACGGCAACACCATCGTCACCCTGAACCCCAAGGGCAAGCCGCGGGTCATGCTCGCCGGACACTATGACCAGATCGGCCTGATGGTTCAGTACATCACCGACGAGGGCTTCCTCACCTTCGTCACCGTCGGTGGAATCGACGCCACCGTTCTGCCCGGCTCGCGGGTCACCGTCCTGGGCCGCAAGGGACCGGTCGAGGGCGTCATCGGCCGCAAGCCCATTCACCTCATGAAACCGGAA from Phycisphaerae bacterium harbors:
- a CDS encoding serine/threonine protein kinase, translated to MTFRVPGYSVYERLGTGARSTIWLVADQRTGEQFALKRVTRKDSQEDRYIEQAINDYEVSRQVNHPVLRRSFELRRVRRFLQLRELHIIMELVEGQTLEDIGPMKAHRMLSIFMRVAEGLDALHQMNYVHTDIKPNNIMVTDTGEVKVIDFGQSCPIGHVKNRIQGTPDYIAPEQVEKGVPLTQKTDVFNLGATMYWAITGRSFPTVMPSSKRRGGIELKTSREVVLPEDLNRNVPAALSRLVMDCCEANPKDRPSDMQEIIRRLGVAQHIMDKNGLTLTGANIGLIST
- a CDS encoding dUTPase, giving the protein MLQELFRHQAELNKRVGFDPDELRANFDPQKAGQWLNNYLAAMSNELEELRDCTFWKHWCAEAKQGKRFLLHDLQNARVEVIDMLFFWISLAQCVGLDAEGVMDLYRQKLKINHQRQETGYSMVGKDESDNKSVRLGK